The Canis lupus baileyi chromosome 11, mCanLup2.hap1, whole genome shotgun sequence genome includes a window with the following:
- the FBXO48 gene encoding F-box only protein 48, protein MQKNSKRNNNSRVSDLELNAADAEKEKKEGQNNFVELLPPEVTFKIFSQLDIRSLCRASITCRSWNNTVRDSDSLWKPHCLTLRAVCQREIDNDVESGYSWRVILLRNYQKSKVKHEWLSGRYSNICSPLSLPEKIMYPMDADTWGEILEAELER, encoded by the exons ATGCAGAAAAACTCCAAGAGGAACAATAATTCAAGAGTTTCTGACCTAGAATTGAATGCTGCGGAtgctgagaaggaaaaaaaagagggtcaAAATAACTTTGTTGAACTGCTGCCTCCAgaagttacttttaaaattttcagtcaGCTGGACATTCGGAGTTTGTGCAGGGCTTCGATAACGTGCAGGAGCTGGAATAACACAGTAAGAGACAGTGACTCCTTATGGAAACCTCATTGCTTGACTCTAAGAGCTGTGTGCCAAAGAGAGATAGACAATGATGTAGAAAGTGGATATTCCTGGAGA GTAATACTGCTGAGGAACTACCAGAAGAGTAAAGTGAAACACGAATGGCTAAGTGGCAGATACAGCAACATATGTTCTCCTCTTAGTTTACCAGAAAAAATCATGTACCCAATGGATGCAGATACATGGGGGGAGATTCTAGAAGCAGAACTGGAACGATAA